A stretch of the Neofelis nebulosa isolate mNeoNeb1 chromosome 1, mNeoNeb1.pri, whole genome shotgun sequence genome encodes the following:
- the UTP15 gene encoding U3 small nucleolar RNA-associated protein 15 homolog — translation MAGYKPVAIQTYPILGEKITQDTLYWNNYKTPVQIKEFGAVSKVDFSPQPPYNYAVTASSRIHIYGRYSQEPIKTFSRFKDTAYCATFRQDGRLLVAGSEDGGVQLFDITGRAPLRHFEGHTKAVHTVDFTADKYHVVSGADDYTVKLWDIPNSKEILTFKEHSDYVRCGCASKLNPDLFVTGSYDHTLKMFDARTNKSVISVEHGQPVESVLLFPSGGLLVSAGGRYVKIWDILKGGQLLVSLKNHHKTVTCLYLSSSGQRLLSGSLDRKVKIYSTTSYKVVHSFDYAASILSLALAHEDETIVVGMTNGILSVKHRKSEAKKDSLPRRRRPAYRTFIKGKNYMKQRDDILINRPSKKHLELYDRDLKNFRVSKALDRVLEPSCTIKTPEITVSIIKELNRRGVLANALAGRDEKEISRVLNFLIRNLSQPRFAPVLINAAEIIIDIYLPVIGQSPVVDKKFLLLQGLVEKEIDYQRELLETLGMMDMLFATMTRKESTSVWQHASDGFLENKKMES, via the exons acCCCTGTTCAGATCAAGGAGTTTGGTGCAGTGTCAAAAGTAGACTTTTCTCCGCAGCCTCCATATAATTATGCTGTCACAGCTTCCTCGAGG ATTCACATTTATGGCCGATATTCTCAAGAACCTATAAAAACCTTTTCCCGATTTAAAGACACAGCATACTGTGCGACCTTTCGTCAGGATGGTAGACTGCTTGTAGCTGGCAGTGAAGATGGTGGAGTTCAGCTTTTTGATATAACGGGGAGAGCTCCCCTCAGGCACTTTGAAGGCCATACTAA agcagttcaTACAGTCGATTTTACAGCTGACAAATATCATGTGGTCTCTGGGGCTGATGATTATACGGTTAAATTATGGGATATTCCAAACTCCAAAGAAATTCTGACATTCAAAGAACATTCTGATTATGTGAGGTGTGGATGTGCTAGCAAACTGAACCCAGATCTCTTTGTAACAG GGTCATATGATCATACCCTCAAGATGTTTGACGCACGAACCAATAAGAGTGTGATCTCTGTTGAGCATGGGCAGCCAGTGGAGAGTGTCCTGCTCTTTCCCTCTGGAGGTCTTCTGGTATCagcag GAGGTCGTTATGTTAAAATCTGGGACATACTAAAAGGAGGACAGTTGCTAGTATCTTTGAAAAATCATCATAAAACTGTGACATGTTTATATCTGAGCAGCTCTGGACAGAGGTTACTCTCTGGGTCACTGGATAG GAAGGTGAAAATATATAGCACGACTTCCTATAAAGTAGTCCACAGTTTTGATTACGCAGCTTCAATTTTGAGTCTTGCACTTGCA CATGAAGATGAGACAATAGTTGTGGGAATGACCAATGGAATACTAAGTGTTAAACATAGGAAATCTGAAGCAAAGAAGGATTCTCTTCCGAGGAGAAGAAGGCCTGCATATCGAacttttattaaaggaaaaaattacatgAAGCAACGG GATGACATTTTGATCAACAGGCCATCAAAGAAACACCTAGAATTATATGACAGGGATCTGAAAAATTTCCGGGTCTCTAAAGCACTTGACAGAGTCCTTGAG CCTAGTTGTACAATAAAGACACCTGAGATTACAGTTTCCATCATAAAGGAGCTAAATCGAAGAGGAGTCCTTGCAAATGCCCTTGCAGGCCGGGATGAAAAGGAAATAAGTcgtgttcttaattttttgataCG GAATCTTTCTCAGCCAAGATTTGCCCCTGTTTTGATCAATGCTGCTGAAATAATTATTG atATATATCTTCCTGTGATTGGTCAGTCACCCGTAGTTGACAAAAAGTTTTTATTACTTCAAGGACTTGTAGAGAAAGAGATTGATTACCAAAGAGAACTACTAGAAACCTTGGGGATGATGGATATGCTCTTTGCCACTATGACAAGGAAAGAAAGCACTTCTGTGTGGCAGCATGCATCTGATGGATTTCTAGAGAACAAGAAGATGGAATCATAG